The Streptomyces sp. NBC_00435 nucleotide sequence CGCCGGCACCGGCTGCTCCGCCTCAGCGACCTCCTCCGCCGGCACAGTCTCCACCGGCACAGGCTCCGTCTCCGCGGACACGGCCTCGGCAGGCGGCGCCTCCGCAGGATCACCGGCTGCCTCCACGAGAGCACCCTCCGGAGACCAATCCCGTTGCACCGACTCCGGCTGCTCATCCTGCTGAGCATCCAGATCACCCGGAGCGAACCCCGCCTCCCTCTTCATCGGGCTGCGCGAGACATCCGCCGGGCGGGCAGCCAACGCGGACCCTGACGGCTGCTCCGCACACAGTGTCTGGGACGTGCACGCATCACCCCAGCTGCCCCCGCCGCCCTCATCGTGCACCCCGTTGTCGGCATACCAGGACGGCTGCGGAACCTGAGTCTCAACCCCCTGCCCACCAGTCGACGGGCCCGCTCGCTCCCGGTCGACCGTCGGCGGCGCAGAAAGCTGATCCACGACTTCCTGCCCTCCGGATGACGGCACCGGAGCCTGGGCCTGACCTTCCTGGAGCTGTCGGCTCAGATCCTCGATGGCCTGCTCGGCCTGGTTCCTCCGACCAAACGTGGTGAAGTCTCCACCCGGATATACGGACGCAGAGGTGTTCCGGACTTGATCGCCCCACGGAACAACAATCTCATTCGCCCCCTCCCCGTCATTCATCCTGAGGATGTAGTTGTTCTGGGCGAGATATCCCATTACCGCGCCGGGTTCTGTGCCAATCCTGGTTCCATCGGGATCGAAATGATTCCTGATGGAACGCAGGACGTCATTCGGGTCCACTTGCCCATGAGGGTTTCCCGGATCGTAAACCGTGATGACCTGGGAACCGGAAGGTGGGGACACCGAGAACAGCCCGCCATAGGTAATGGCACTGGGGGCCTCCTCGCGGCGGACGTATCCGAGAGAATCCGAGCCGTTCTCGTACAGGTAGAGACCCTGCCAGTCCGGATCTCCATTCCCGCGGGTGGGGGATTCTTGGAACCTTCCTGTCTGGGCGACGCTGCGAAAATCATCGGGTGACCCCACGCCGCGGAAGAAGCTCCGACTCCCGACCGGCTGTACGTCCACAGAAAGCGCAGGCCCTCGCCGACCGTGGTCCGACGGACCCGGCTCCGTCACATCGGCCGCGATCGCCTGCCCAGCGCCGGTGCGGCACTCAGAAGCCCCCCAACACCCATAACGGAAACCACGAGAAGACCCTGCACAACCCGCCGCGACGCACCCGCCTTACCACGGCCCCGAACACGACGCCTCGAATGAGATCCCACAACACTCCCTCTTCCCCTGGGTCAACCGGAACACCACGTCCAGGACCTGATTTGGGCGGCTCTTGCCTGGCCGGGTGGAGAAACACCGACCAGGAAAGTGAGGACCGCCCAAAACACCAGACCAACGGAACATGATTCCGACCCGGAGCGATAGAAAGAATCCTCCCAGTGGACCAGGGACAAGGAATCAACCCCAAGTCCCAACTCACCCCCCACCACACGGCCCGGCTCCCAGAGCCACACCGCTTCCAACGACGCGAACACCGGCACCGATATACAACCCACGGACGATGGACAAGCCCCGAAACCACAGCGCCACGCCACGGCCACGACCGCACAACAGACGTCAGCACCCACCCCGACCTGCCAAAACAGACCCTCATCCCACAGGGCGACCCCCCAACCGAAAGAACACGGGCCGGCCGGCCAGGCGTGCGGAGGGGGCCGACAAGGGCTTGTCGCCCTCCCCCGCACGACCGGCGGCTGGAGCGACGAGAGTGTGATCACGACGGAGATCCGGGGTCACGAGGCCGCGGCCCTTGAAGCGGCCCACCGGATCTCCGGCCCGTTCCTGTCCCCCGGCCCGATCCCGCGCATCCTCGGCCAGGACACCGTGCGAGTCCTCGTCCACGCGGACGTGGCCTGATCAGCCGAAATGGCTGACACCGTCGCTGTCCCGCCGGCTTTCCAGAAGGGCCGGCGGGCGGCCAGCCCCGCACCAGCAGGCCACGTTCACCGCCGCGCCGACCACGAGCTGGCCCCCGTCCGCACCCCTCCTGCTCGGGGATCTCGCGTCGCGGCAGTACCGGCTCCTCGCGATCGGCCGTCGCCAGCGCGCCGGCAGGCCCGCTGGCTCCGATCGCTCTTCGCCTCCTTCGCCCTACCGTCCTGGCACCAGACTGTCCAGGTAGGCCGGCGCCCCGGGGGTGAGTCGGCGGCGGTGGGTCAGTTGTAGACCTCCATGCTGTACAGCGAGTAGCCGTACGAGGTGCCGCGCTGGGTGAGATTGAGCCGGAGATAGCGCCCCACGCCTGCCAGACCGGTCAGGTCGTCCACCCCACCGTTACCGGTCGTCGTGGAGTACAGCGTCGTCCAGCTGCTGCCGTCCTGCGAGATCTGCACCTGATAGGCCTTGCCGTACGCCGCCTCCCAGGACAGCTTCACCCGCCCGATGCTCTGCGAAGACCCCAGATCGACCCGCAACCACTGCGGATCAGTCCTCAAACTCGACCACCGCGTCGTCGCATCGCCGTCGGTGGCGTTGGTGGCGGGGAACGCCGCCGTCTCGACAGAGGACGCGGTGGTGGGCCTGCCCCGCGCGAGGTCCGACCCGTAGACCTCGACGCCGTACAGCGAGTAGCCGTACGAGGTGCCGCGCTGGGTGAGATTGAGCCGGAGATAGCGTCCCACGCCTGCCAGACCGGTCAGGTCGTCCACCCCACCGTTACCGGTCGTCGTGGAGTACAGCGTCGTCCAGCTGCTGCCGTCCTGCGAGATCTGCACCTGATAGGCCTTGCCGTACGCCGCCTCCCAGGACAGCTTCACCCGCCCGATGCTCTGCGAAGACCCCAGATCGACCCGCAACCACTGCGGATCGGTCGCCAGGCTCGACCACCGTGTCGTCGCCTCGCCGTCGGTGACATTGGTGGGGGCGAAGTAATCGGTGAGGGTGGTCTTCCCGTCTGCCCTCATCACGGGTTCGATGCTGGAGGCGGTAACGGTCCGGTACTTGGCGAGGTCGCCGGACTGGGTGCCGGACTTGTTGCCCGGTGCGTGACCGACTGCGCCGAGGATCGGGAGGAAATCGGTGAACGTGGTCGTGGGCTTGGGCGATCCCCAGGTCTGCTGGGCGAGGACGGCCAGCGGTTTGGCGATGCCGTCAGCGATCTGCTCCTCGGTCTCCGCGGTGGGGGTGTCGCACCAGACGTGCAGCTTGGATCCCCGGTTGACGCTGGGGTTGGTGACGGTGCCTCCGTCGTCGAAGGTGTCCGGCGTCCAGGTCTCGTAGAGCTGGGCCGTCGGCGGCTTGTAGCGGCCGAGGACGTAGTACAGCCAGGAACGGGATTCGTTGGTCACCGTGTGGCCGGCATTGACCAGGGCCTGAGCGGACTGGCCGGCGGAGTTCCACTTCTCGGCGATGATGCCGGCCGCCGGGGTGACGGTGCCGTCGCCCTTGATGCCGTCCGTCCAGATACGGGTGGTCTTGCCGGCTGCCCGGACCAGGCCGTCGATGTGGTTGATGAAGCCGTAGAAGGTGTCGACGGCCTTCGCGGTGGAGCCGTAGTGCGCCCGGGCATAGGTCAACAGTTGCGGGTAGGAAGCGTAGTCGGTGAGGTACTCGTCGGCGCCGGTGTGCCAGTACGGCGCCGGGAACAGCGGAAGGTACTCCTGGACCAGGTCGTCGATCAGCTGGGTCGCGGCCGGGAGGGAGAGATCGACCTTGCCTGCCGCCGCAGTGCCGGACGAGTTCCTCAGCTGCAGTTCGGGGTGCTCGGCGATCACCGGGGCCAAGTGGCCGGGGGCATCGATCTCGGGCACGACCATGATGTGGTAGCGCGCCGCGTAGGCGATCAGGCCGGTGATCTCCTGCTTGCTGTAGTGCTGCGCCGAGACGACCTCGGGGTGGCTGGTGCTCTCGATCCGGAAGCCCTTGTCGTCCGAGAGATGCAGGTGCAGGTAGTTCATCTTGAGGTGGGCCATCTCCCGGATCTCCTGCCGGAGCCAGTCCAGGGTGAAGTACTTGCGGCCGACATCGACCATCAGGCCGCGCTCGCCCTTGGTGGCCCAGTCGCGGGCGGTGCCGCCGGGGACGGCAAGGCTCTGACGGAGCAGTTGCAATAGGCTCCGAGTGCCGTAGAAGGCCCCGGCGTCGGTCCGAGCCTTGATCGTGAGGACCGGGCCGGAGGTGAGGCTGTAGCCCTCGTCGCCGAGTTGGCTGTCGGTGGAACCGAGGGTCAGGACAATGTCGCCGGCCAGGGCGGCGGCTGGCGTGGCCGCGACGACAGCCGGTGTGATGCCGGTCAGCTGCCCCAGGTCAGCGGCGAACTGGCGGGCATCATCGTCGAGCGAGGCAGCGTAACCGGGGTCGACCAGTACCCGTGTGCTGGCGGCGAGGGCGAATCCGCCCGGCGCGGGGGTCCACTGCCGCAGAGCCGGAACCGTCCGAGGGGCGGCGGTGGCAGCGCCAGCAGGTACCACTGGAGGGAGCAAGGCAGTGACTACGGCGACGGCGGCGCCGGTCAGCACCGTACGGGCACGGAAACGGGATGCGAAGTGAGCCGCTCTGCCCGGCGAAGGCGTGAGGAGTGACGCCACAGATATCTCCTTGCTGTGGGGACCGCGCGGGCCAGGGGCCGCCATCCGGCTCGGTGAAGCAAGCCAAGGCCCCTCACCGCATCAGCCCAAGATCTTGACCCTCTTCGCAGGCGGTTGAATCGTTCACTCAGGGAGCCCGGACGCTGATCATCTGGCCGTGGCCACAGCCCTTACCGCCCTGAGGGAACGCGACGACGCGCAGCCTGACGTCGAGCACACTGCCACTATCGGAGCCTCCACCGGCGGGCGCCCCTCCAAGACACACCGTGGAGGGACCCGGTGGGACGAACCGTCGAGTGCTCCGCTCCAGCCCTCGCCGATGAGCGAGCGGACGGCGACCATCGAGGCCCCGCCCACCCACCCGGGTCGGCAGCAGGAACAGGACCCGCCCGCCCCGCGCCAGCTGGAGCGCGGCCACGACCGCCATAAAGGTTTTCCGGTCCCGCACGAGGCCACCACGGTTGCCCGCGGACCATATTCCGCGACCCGATTCCCGGGAAGGATCCCAGGTCCCGGACGCTCGCCCATACCGCATCCTCCTGGCGCGGCCGAAGACTCAACATCAACGGACTTCACCTCGTTGAACCCGGCGTGGTTCATCCGGAATTCGATAGATGAAGTCGGGACGGCAGGGGCGGATCCGCGGCTCCACTTGGCCGCGTGCGCCGGGTGGTACTGGTCACGTGTGGCGATCGTTCGATCGGCGGGTCGTTCCTCAGGATGACGGGCGGTTGTTTGCGCAGGCCAGATGGGGTTTGGAGGCCATTCACCTCCTGGCGTCCCTCCGCGTGATCGATGGACTGCGAGGTGTTCGACCGGCTGTCCATCGTCTGGAGGAGGTATCCGCCGGAGCTGGTTGGCGTGCCGAGAGAAGCGACCTATTCCCTGGACACCCCCTGCGTGATGAGGGCCGTTTAGGGCGTTGGGGTGATTTTCTCCCCATGCTTTCCTGACATAGTTGTTTCATTGGTTCCAGATGAAAAATGATTCCACCGTCCGACTCCGGCATCCTTTCCCGGAGAAGGCTAGGGCTTCAGTTCGTCAAGGAGCTGCAGAGTGGCCCACAGGACGCCTTCGACGACGATGGTTGACCTACGGCTGCTGGTTGGCATGTATCACAGATTGGTGATTTTCATGGGTGGGCGTCACAGTAAAGCGCAGGAGCGTCTGTCGCCGAGGAGTAAGCAGGTGCTGAGGGCGAGCGTGCTGGCTGCCCCTGTTTCAGCCGGGGTCATACTGACAGGCGCGAACTCTGCATTCGCCTCCCTTGGCCCGGAAATACGCACAGTCCAGCCCAGCATCACATCGGAGCAGTCGGGCGTCGGTCATCCGGTAATAACCTACCGATATTCACCGCGAGTCCCTCAGGGCCTACAGTCAGTGTTTCTCAATTCGTTCAATACCATGAGCGGCGATCTCAACTCCGTCGGCAACACTCGCGGCTCCTGGTACAGACCCGCTGAGACCGACGCAAAACCTGACCTTCATGTGGATTACAACGAAAAGGCATTTGACGGCGAACCATCAGGTATCGCCGCAAATACGCAAACCTTCGAGAGTGGCCGCTCGGTGGTAAACGTGAGGCCGTCTTGGTTGAATGGGGACAACGGAGGCGGACAGACTCCCTCCGAGGACGCCCAGACGCATGTCGTCATGCATGAGTTGGGTCACGTCAATGGGCTGGGTCATTCCACAGGCGGCTCAAATGAGAATTACCCCGGAGAACCCAATGAAATGATGAGGAGCATAGGAGCTCCCGACAGTGAGGGCAAGTGGCTGACCCACTTGTCACCAAATGAGGCACAGTCCGCATGGGGAAATCTGACGTCGTCTGCGGATGGTGCGGGAGCCCCGGCGGATCGGGCTGCTCCTTCGGCGTACCAGAACCCTTCTCAGACTTCGCAGCAGCCGGCGTACGGGTCCGACGGTGGAACGGTCACTGAGTACGCATCGCCTTGGTACGGGGCTGAGCCTGGTGCGTGGCAGGAATTCCGGGCGGACGGCGAAGGTGTGACCCAGGGCCTGGGCCAGGGTTACCAGGACCAGGTTGACTGGAGTCGGGGTGGCCAGGACCAGGTCCCGGTGGAGGACTACCAGGGTCAGGCACCGGAATATCCGGACTACCAGGCCGAGGCGGTGCCGGACTACCCGGCCTATCAGGCCGAGGCGGTACCGGACTACGAGGCCTATCAGACTGAGGCGGTGCCGGAGTACCAGGGCGAGGCACCGGAGTATCAGGGCTACGCGGTTGTGGCGGCCCCGGACTACCAGGAGTCGGCTCAGGATCAGGGTGTCGTCTATGCCGACGATTCCAGGGCCGGCTACA carries:
- a CDS encoding family 20 glycosylhydrolase is translated as MVPAGAATAAPRTVPALRQWTPAPGGFALAASTRVLVDPGYAASLDDDARQFAADLGQLTGITPAVVAATPAAALAGDIVLTLGSTDSQLGDEGYSLTSGPVLTIKARTDAGAFYGTRSLLQLLRQSLAVPGGTARDWATKGERGLMVDVGRKYFTLDWLRQEIREMAHLKMNYLHLHLSDDKGFRIESTSHPEVVSAQHYSKQEITGLIAYAARYHIMVVPEIDAPGHLAPVIAEHPELQLRNSSGTAAAGKVDLSLPAATQLIDDLVQEYLPLFPAPYWHTGADEYLTDYASYPQLLTYARAHYGSTAKAVDTFYGFINHIDGLVRAAGKTTRIWTDGIKGDGTVTPAAGIIAEKWNSAGQSAQALVNAGHTVTNESRSWLYYVLGRYKPPTAQLYETWTPDTFDDGGTVTNPSVNRGSKLHVWCDTPTAETEEQIADGIAKPLAVLAQQTWGSPKPTTTFTDFLPILGAVGHAPGNKSGTQSGDLAKYRTVTASSIEPVMRADGKTTLTDYFAPTNVTDGEATTRWSSLATDPQWLRVDLGSSQSIGRVKLSWEAAYGKAYQVQISQDGSSWTTLYSTTTGNGGVDDLTGLAGVGRYLRLNLTQRGTSYGYSLYGVEVYGSDLARGRPTTASSVETAAFPATNATDGDATTRWSSLRTDPQWLRVDLGSSQSIGRVKLSWEAAYGKAYQVQISQDGSSWTTLYSTTTGNGGVDDLTGLAGVGRYLRLNLTQRGTSYGYSLYSMEVYN